The Microlunatus antarcticus genome window below encodes:
- the infB gene encoding translation initiation factor IF-2: protein MPKTRVYELAKELGVDSKAVLSMAKDMGEFVKSPSSTLEAPVIRRLREKLAPAEAPAARPTPAVPAARSAAPAAPSAPTAPSSPSAPSATPSAPRPSVPGTSSATPGPRPGASPSTRTPAAPSAPSTRTPAAPAAPAARTSAESTAPSTRTPPAPAPSTAPSTRNPPTPSAPGNPGASTTRSATPASARPGAPRPATPAPAARQDERPSTSAPRPGGTSTGAGPTPSRPPARPGTPGAGTGTPGGPAPRDRRPGTARPGNNPFAPSQGMGAARPPRPGAPAAPADTARPGGPRPPASRAPGAPGARPGGVPGMPRPNPAMMPRQASGQLGAPAGPGARGRGAPAGRGRPGGPGGGGAPGRPGGGPGGPPAGRGGRGGRGGTQGAFGRAGGPVRRGRKSKRQRRQEFDQMQAPEIGGVRVRQGDGSTVRLARGASLTDLSEKINVDVSNLVQVLFNLGEMVTATQTVAEDTLAVLATELNYKIEIVSPEDEDRELLESFDIEFGENEGGEDELEARPPVVTVMGHVDHGKTKLLDAIRKTNVVAGEAGGITQAIGAYQVATEVDGQERKITFIDTPGHEAFTAMRARGAKSTDIAVLVVAADDGVMPQTIEALNHALAAEVPIVVAVNKIDREGADPTKVRGQLAEYGLVPEEYGGDTMFVDVSAITGVGLEQLLEAVVLTADAALDLRANPEMDGQGVAIEAHLDKGRGPVATVLVQRGTLHVGDSIVAGTGYGRVRALLDDHGHNVDEAPPSFPVQVLGLTAVPGAGDSFIVVDDDRMARQIAERRASRLRMAAQAAGTRRKTLDQLFDSLEKGEEQELRLILKGDGAGSVEALEDALAKIDVGDEVSLRVIDRGVGAITETNVSLAAASNAVIVGFNVRPQGKATEMADREGVDIRYYSVIYAAIDEIEAALKGLLKPIYEEATLGQAEIREIFRSSRAGIIAGCMVTSGSLRRNSKARLLREGVVITETSISSLRREKDDATEVREGFECGVTLANYSDIRTGDVIETFEMREKARS, encoded by the coding sequence GTGCCCAAGACCCGTGTCTACGAGCTCGCCAAGGAGCTCGGAGTCGACAGCAAGGCCGTCCTTTCGATGGCCAAGGACATGGGGGAGTTCGTCAAGTCCCCCTCGTCCACCCTGGAAGCGCCGGTCATCCGGCGCCTCCGTGAGAAGCTCGCTCCCGCCGAGGCCCCCGCGGCCCGGCCCACCCCGGCTGTGCCGGCCGCCCGCAGCGCTGCTCCGGCCGCTCCCAGCGCGCCGACCGCACCTTCCAGCCCCAGCGCCCCGTCCGCGACGCCCTCCGCGCCGCGCCCGAGCGTCCCCGGCACCTCGTCGGCGACCCCGGGGCCGCGTCCCGGTGCCTCCCCGTCGACGCGGACCCCCGCGGCCCCGTCAGCGCCCTCGACCCGTACGCCTGCTGCTCCGGCCGCACCGGCGGCCCGGACGTCGGCCGAGTCGACCGCACCCTCCACCCGTACGCCTCCGGCGCCGGCTCCGAGCACGGCGCCGTCCACCCGGAACCCCCCGACGCCGTCCGCGCCGGGCAACCCGGGCGCCTCGACGACCCGGAGCGCCACGCCGGCCTCGGCGCGCCCCGGTGCGCCGCGCCCGGCCACGCCGGCCCCGGCCGCGCGCCAGGACGAGCGTCCCTCGACCTCTGCGCCCCGGCCCGGTGGCACCAGCACCGGCGCGGGCCCCACGCCCAGCCGTCCGCCGGCCCGACCGGGCACGCCCGGTGCCGGCACCGGCACCCCCGGTGGTCCCGCCCCGCGTGACCGTCGCCCCGGCACGGCCCGCCCGGGCAACAACCCGTTCGCGCCCTCCCAGGGCATGGGCGCGGCCCGTCCGCCCCGTCCGGGTGCACCCGCGGCCCCGGCCGACACCGCTCGTCCGGGCGGCCCGCGTCCTCCGGCCAGCCGTGCGCCCGGCGCTCCGGGTGCCCGTCCCGGCGGCGTGCCCGGTATGCCCCGTCCGAACCCGGCGATGATGCCGCGCCAGGCCTCCGGCCAGCTCGGCGCTCCCGCCGGTCCCGGTGCCCGTGGTCGCGGCGCACCCGCGGGTCGTGGTCGTCCGGGTGGTCCCGGTGGCGGCGGCGCTCCCGGGCGTCCCGGCGGCGGTCCCGGTGGGCCTCCGGCCGGCCGCGGTGGCCGCGGTGGTCGCGGCGGTACGCAGGGTGCCTTCGGGCGCGCCGGCGGTCCCGTCCGTCGTGGTCGCAAGTCGAAGCGTCAGCGTCGTCAAGAGTTCGACCAGATGCAGGCGCCGGAGATCGGTGGCGTCCGCGTCCGTCAGGGCGACGGCTCCACCGTCCGCCTGGCCCGTGGCGCGTCGCTGACCGACCTGTCCGAGAAGATCAACGTCGACGTGTCGAACCTGGTCCAGGTGCTGTTCAACCTGGGCGAGATGGTCACCGCCACGCAGACGGTGGCCGAGGACACGCTGGCGGTGCTGGCCACCGAGCTCAACTACAAGATCGAGATCGTCTCGCCCGAGGACGAGGACCGCGAGCTGCTCGAGAGCTTCGACATCGAGTTCGGCGAGAACGAGGGTGGCGAGGACGAGCTCGAGGCCCGCCCGCCGGTCGTCACCGTCATGGGTCACGTCGACCACGGCAAGACGAAGCTCCTCGACGCGATCCGCAAGACCAACGTGGTCGCCGGCGAGGCCGGTGGCATCACGCAGGCCATCGGCGCCTACCAGGTCGCCACCGAGGTGGACGGCCAGGAGCGCAAGATCACCTTCATCGACACCCCTGGTCACGAGGCGTTCACCGCCATGCGTGCCCGCGGGGCGAAGTCGACCGACATCGCCGTGCTCGTCGTGGCGGCGGACGACGGCGTGATGCCGCAGACGATCGAGGCGCTCAACCACGCCCTGGCCGCCGAGGTGCCGATCGTGGTCGCGGTGAACAAGATCGACCGCGAGGGTGCGGACCCGACCAAGGTCCGCGGCCAGCTGGCCGAGTACGGCCTGGTGCCCGAGGAGTACGGCGGCGACACGATGTTCGTCGACGTCTCCGCCATCACCGGCGTCGGGCTCGAGCAGCTGCTCGAGGCGGTCGTCCTGACCGCCGACGCGGCCCTCGACCTGCGGGCCAACCCGGAGATGGACGGACAGGGTGTGGCCATCGAGGCCCACCTCGACAAGGGCCGCGGCCCCGTCGCGACCGTCCTGGTCCAGCGCGGCACCCTGCACGTCGGCGACTCGATCGTCGCCGGCACCGGCTACGGCCGGGTCCGGGCGCTGCTCGACGACCACGGGCACAACGTGGACGAGGCTCCGCCGTCGTTCCCGGTCCAGGTCCTCGGCCTCACGGCCGTCCCCGGCGCGGGCGACAGCTTCATCGTCGTCGACGACGACCGGATGGCCCGTCAGATCGCCGAGCGGCGTGCGTCGCGGCTCCGGATGGCGGCCCAGGCGGCCGGCACCCGGCGCAAGACGCTGGACCAGCTGTTCGACTCGCTCGAGAAGGGCGAGGAGCAGGAGCTGCGCCTCATCCTCAAGGGCGACGGTGCGGGTTCGGTCGAGGCGCTCGAGGACGCGCTGGCCAAGATCGACGTCGGCGACGAGGTCAGCCTGCGGGTCATCGACCGCGGTGTCGGTGCGATCACCGAGACCAACGTCAGCCTCGCGGCGGCCTCGAACGCGGTCATCGTCGGCTTCAACGTCCGGCCTCAGGGCAAGGCGACGGAGATGGCGGACCGCGAGGGCGTCGACATCCGGTACTACTCGGTCATCTACGCCGCGATCGACGAGATCGAGGCCGCGCTCAAGGGTCTGCTCAAGCCGATCTACGAGGAGGCCACCCTCGGGCAGGCGGAGATCCGCGAGATCTTCCGCAGCTCGCGGGCCGGCATCATCGCGGGTTGCATGGTCACGAGCGGCAGCCTCCGACGCAACTCGAAGGCCCGGCTGCTGCGCGAGGGGGTCGTCATCACGGAGACGAGCATCTCGTCGCTGCGCCGGGAGAAGGACGACGCCACCGAGGTGCGCGAGGGGTTCGAGTGCGGTGTCACGCTCGCGAACTACTCCGACATCCGCACGGGTGACGTCATCGAGACCTTCGAGATGCGCGAGAAGGCGCGTTCGTAG
- the rbfA gene encoding 30S ribosome-binding factor RbfA — MPSPRVLKLADQIKEIAAAMLERRIKDPRLGFVTITDVRLTGDSRDASIFYTVLGGNADYASSAAALQSATGLIRSQVGKQLGLKFTPTLVFIPDVVPESARQLDEALAAAREVDARVAAVAEGKTYAGEADPYKHDDPEDDSEDDADADVDVPPAAVDEPEVDRPAR, encoded by the coding sequence ATGCCGTCGCCGAGAGTGCTCAAGCTGGCCGATCAGATCAAGGAGATCGCCGCCGCGATGCTGGAGCGTCGGATCAAGGACCCGAGGCTCGGCTTCGTGACGATCACCGACGTCCGGCTCACCGGCGACAGCCGCGACGCCAGCATCTTCTACACCGTCCTCGGCGGCAACGCCGACTACGCGTCGTCGGCCGCCGCCCTGCAGTCCGCGACGGGGCTCATCCGCTCCCAGGTCGGCAAGCAGCTGGGGCTGAAGTTCACCCCGACGCTCGTCTTCATCCCCGACGTCGTGCCGGAGAGCGCACGCCAGCTCGACGAGGCGCTCGCCGCCGCCCGCGAGGTCGACGCCCGGGTCGCGGCGGTCGCCGAGGGCAAGACGTACGCGGGGGAGGCCGACCCCTACAAGCACGACGACCCGGAGGACGACTCCGAGGACGACGCGGACGCGGACGTCGACGTGCCGCCGGCTGCGGTCGACGAGCCCGAGGTCGACCGCCCTGCCCGCTGA
- the truB gene encoding tRNA pseudouridine(55) synthase TruB, whose translation MPADGRPPVPSGVVVVDKAAGLTSHGVVGRVRRLLGTRKVGHAGTLDPMATGVLVVGVERATRLLGHLTLTDKTYEATIRLGVGTVTDDAEGDVVATPGAPELDTIRLEVALDALRGPILQVPTAVSAIKVDGVRSYARVRAGEEVALVPRPVTVHRFDVLARRDAEAEGVAVIDLDVVVDCSSGTYIRALARDLGSALGSAGHLTALRRTRVGPFTLDEAVVLPEPGHDVTPPRVEPIAQVAARSFPVVVLDADRSADVRVGRRLPQLALEGLTALVDQDGTFLALYRPGPDGARPEAVFVG comes from the coding sequence CTGCCCGCTGACGGACGTCCGCCGGTTCCCTCGGGGGTCGTGGTCGTCGACAAGGCCGCCGGACTCACCTCGCACGGGGTGGTCGGGCGGGTGCGTCGACTCCTGGGCACGCGCAAGGTCGGTCACGCCGGGACGCTCGACCCGATGGCCACCGGCGTGCTCGTCGTCGGCGTCGAGCGGGCCACCCGGCTGCTCGGGCACCTCACGCTGACCGACAAGACCTACGAGGCGACGATCCGCCTCGGGGTCGGCACGGTCACGGACGACGCCGAGGGTGACGTCGTGGCCACGCCGGGCGCACCGGAGCTCGACACCATACGGCTCGAGGTGGCGCTCGACGCCCTGCGCGGTCCGATCCTGCAGGTCCCGACCGCGGTGTCGGCGATCAAGGTCGACGGCGTCCGCTCGTACGCCCGCGTCCGGGCCGGCGAGGAGGTCGCGCTCGTGCCGCGCCCCGTCACCGTCCACCGGTTCGACGTGCTGGCCCGTCGTGACGCCGAGGCGGAGGGCGTGGCGGTGATCGACCTCGACGTGGTGGTCGACTGCTCGTCCGGCACGTACATCCGGGCCCTGGCCCGGGACCTCGGCTCCGCCCTCGGCAGCGCCGGCCACCTGACGGCGCTGCGGCGGACCCGGGTCGGTCCGTTCACGCTGGACGAGGCGGTCGTCCTGCCCGAGCCGGGCCACGACGTCACGCCGCCGCGGGTCGAGCCGATCGCGCAGGTGGCCGCCCGGTCCTTCCCCGTGGTCGTCCTCGACGCGGACCGGTCCGCGGACGTGCGGGTCGGCCGGCGGCTTCCCCAGCTGGCGCTCGAGGGCCTGACCGCGCTGGTCGACCAGGACGGGACGTTCCTCGCGCTCTACCGCCCCGGCCCCGACGGGGCACGGCCCGAGGCCGTCTTCGTCGGCTGA